A genomic region of Mus musculus strain C57BL/6J chromosome 7, GRCm38.p6 C57BL/6J contains the following coding sequences:
- the Gm9239 gene encoding uncharacterized protein C2orf78 homolog: protein MSENFQSSPFFGTESGLQPSLPMMSNSTNSGRVCNTSSVFTPAVSLAWLLPPSTNTSLQLITGRAYLNPHAGMTMLVELTDQSQISTSALFYPGVLKWELTESKDSADALQEFNMTITDQDTTLSSLSVTSQCDKILDPNIIAPFHPSLLTSFVQVTPPQVPHQGYSLAPSYQDGIQVYYYNHNRMDHLIPGELGQCLQPYSSVSCPVNKDSAPQPEMLMVGKEIQPRDALIPISTSGFSYSTSGQNMPDISLPVVDMEMSQGLLPSGQTVSLLQSPELCNISTEVFQMRTPPVNGDRLLTAPVYSTSEFLTLPLAPSLEERENENMLEMKAELSMPGDAYEDTKENQGPSHLPLLHPDFPNRSLRPKSASDNASMEGISVGLEEQEKLENETGSRNNFDDITTLGAGDHLPQFFKNLKDIDWGPPLQSWRVMSSSSEKVTKNDLKASDLLDGAPQAKIQHQDLVRGESSGGCAKDKERAIDNISKHLEGKAPKEAPSKHSRPRKQWQERPSGPENNSKKTEELKQSRNRVKAEEKPTIPKTKRKRNPPKLSQNSFKKPRTQLGMHMLESV, encoded by the exons ATGTCAG AAAACTTCCAAAGTTCACCTTTCTTTGGGACAGAAAGTGGTCTTCAGCCCTCTCTGCCTATGATGAGCAACTCTACAAACTCAGGAAGGGTGTGCAACACCTCCAGTGTTTTCACCCCAGCTGTGAGTTTAGCATGGCTCCTGCCACCAAGCACCAACACTTCTCTCCAGCTGATCACAGGCAGAGCCTACCTTAACCCACATGCTGGCATGACCATGCTGGTGGAGCTGACTGACCAGAGCCAGATCTCAACCTCTGCACTCTTCTATCCAGGTGTTCTCAAGTGGGAACTAACAGAAAGCAAAGATAGTGCAGATGCACTCCAGGAATTCAATATGACCATCACTGACCAAGACACTACACTCTCCTCCCTGTCTGTGACATCCCAGTGTGATAAAATTTTAGATCCCAATATCATAGCCCCTTTCCATCCATCACTTTTAACCAGTTTTGTCCAAGTTACACCACCACAGGTACCACATCAAGGATACAGCCTGGCACCTTCCTACCAGGATGGCATCCAGGTGTATTACTACAACCACAACCGCATGGACCATCTGATACCCGGAGAACTGGGACAGTGTCTGCAGCCCTACAGCTCTGTGTCCTGCCCTGTGAACAAGGATTCTGCACCTCAACCAGAGATGCTGATGGTGGGAAAGGAGATTCAGCCAAGGGATGCCCTAATACCAATCTCCACCTCTGGCTTCTCCTATTCCACATCTGGTCAAAATATGCCAGACATCAGTCTTCCAG TGGTAGACATGGAGATGTCCCAAGGATTGCTACCCTCGGGCCAGACAGTCAGTCTGTTGCAGAGTCCAGAACTCTGCAATATTTCCACTGAGGTTTTCCAGATGAGGACACCACCTGTCAATGGGGACAGGTTATTAACAGCCCCCGTGTACAGTACTTCAGAATTCCTGACCTTGCCTCTAGCTCCAAgcctggaagaaagagagaatgaaaacatGCTTGAGATGAAAGCTGAGCTGTCAATGCCTGGGGATGCCTATGAGGACACTAAAGAAAACCAAGGACCATCACACCTTCCTTTACTGCACCCTGACTTCCCTAATAGAAGTCTAAGACCAAAGTCTGCTTCTGACAATGCCAGCATGGAAGGCATCAGTGTAGGTCTGGAAGAGCAAGAGAAGCTGGAGAATGAGACTGGATCCAGAAACAACTTTGACGACATCACTACACTGGGAGCAGGTGATCACCTTCCCCAGTTCTTCAAAAACCTCAAAGACATAGACTGGGGCCCTCCCCTTCAGAGCTGGAGAGTCATGAGCAGCTCCTCTGAAAAGGTGACAAAGAATGACCTAAAAGCCTCTGACCTGCTCGATGGAGCTCCTCAGGCTAAAATCCAGCACCAGGACCTGGTCAGGGGAGAGAGCAGTGGGGGCTGTgcaaaagacaaggaaagagctATTGACAACATCTCAAAGCATCTGGAGGGCAAAGCTCCCAAAGAGGCACCCAGCAAGCACAGCAGACCTAGAAAACAGTGGCAAGAAAGACCAAGTGGGCCAGAGAACAACTCCAAGAAAACAGAGGAGCTTAAGCAGTCAAGGAACAGAGTCAAAGCAGAAGAGAAGCCCACCATCCCCAAGACCAAGAGGAAGAGGAACCCACCTAAGCTCAGTCAAAACAGCTTCAAGAAGCCTCGAACCCAACTTGGCATGCACATGCTGGAGTCCGTGTAG